The genomic region TGTTGGGCAAGTCCAGGCGGAAGTCGCATAGAGCTATTTATTTTATCGTTTTTATTCTGCTTTGTTATTTTTATTTGGTTTCTTCCTTCTCGGACATCGTTTCTACTGCTGTTGCCCTGCTATTATTCTTCAGTCTGGCACAATCCTATGAAGTGGAGTTCAAAATCAAACTTGTTTTTACCATCCTGTATGCGGTTCTGATTACGATGGCGAATACGATAGCTGTATATATTCTCGGAGTTTTGGAATCCACAGAATTCATCTCATGGGAACAGTTCAACGGAGAAAACCACTGGATTCTATCCAAAGTGATGCTGGTTGGTTGTAGTATCATGTTCATTGTTATTCAAATTGTACGTTTAGTGGCCAAACGCAGAAGCTTTACCGTGCATTATCGTTATTATTTGCTGTTTCTCATCGTACCTATTATTACAATCTATCAGATCAATGTGGCCTCCATATATAGTGAAAAAAACATATTCTACGTCTTTTCTGTACTAGGCTCTCTATTTCTCAACGTGTTCATTGTTTATGTATTCGATAATATGGTGGAAAAGGTACAGCTTGTGCATGAAAATGCCCAGTTACAGCGTCAGATGGACTATCAGGATGCCAACTATGAGAAGACCGTTCACAGTTACAAAAGCATTAAATCCATCATCCATGATATTAACCAGCAGTTTCTGTATATCGATGAATGTATTCAACGTAACGAACTGGCGGCGGCAGGTGACCATATCAAGTCTACATTAAATACCATTGAAGGTGCGTACCAGCGGGTGAACTCCGGCAATCTGGTCATTGATGCTCTCGTTACGAATACCCTCGCTATGGGGCAGGCAAACGGGATCAAAATCGACACCAAAATCCAGCTCCACTCGCAGCATGTCCAGATTGATCGATACGATCTGTGTGTGGTGCTCGGTAACATGCTCGATAACGCAATTGAAGCTTCCAAGAAGGTCAGACAAGCGGAGGATCGATATATCCTCATTGCCATTCACTCCACATCATCTGCACTCGTTATCCAGATTATGAATCATGTTGGGCAACCGATCGTTGACTTGAAAAGTGAAAAGCCCAATCCCGAGTACCATGGGATCGGTCTAACCAATATATCGAGAATGTGCGAGAAATATGGTGGACATATGAGTATTGAGCATCAGCATCGGAAGTTTAACAACATGGTCGTGCTTCCGTTCCACACCGACAATCCCTGAACCTGCCGTTCAGGGATTGTTTTTTTCCATTCAGGGTTCTTTTGCGTTCGATCTATATCTTCCCGGTTATGATGAATTCATTCATAAGAACATTTGAGGGAGGACATGGGATGAAGAAATTAATTAGTCTTTTATGTACAGCGGTGCTGGTCATTACACCGCTGGCAGATGTCAGAGCAGAGGCGAATAACAGCGGTACGATTGAGGCACGGGCGGAGCAGATCGCCAAGGCGATGGTGCAAAACTACGGTGTCACCAGTGTGCAATATGCGATCATGGATGAAGGAGAATACATTTTATCAGATAGTGTAGGACAGCACGATAAGGCATCACAGAAGCCAATAGACAAGGATAGCATGTATGGCATAGGCTCGGTTAGCAAAATGGTTGTTACGGCAGCTGCCATGAAGCTGGTCGATTCCGGCAAAATAGATCTGGATGAGCCGCTTACTTCGTATATCAAGGACTTTAAAATGGCAGATGCACGCTATACTCAAATCACACCGCGCATGTTGATGAATCATTCATCCGGTCTATACGGTACACATTATGGAAACAGCATGTTGTTTGACGATAATGACACCCGCAATCATGATGAGTTATTGCTCAAACTTCAGTCCGAAAAACTGAAATCCAAACCTGGCGAATACTCCGTCTACGCCAATGACGGTTTTCAATTGCTTGAAATCCTGGTTGAACGGGTGAGTGGGTTAAGCTACAGCGAATATATCGCCAAGTACATCAGTGAGCCGTTGAAGTTGGAATCAACGAAGACACCACTAGATTCCTTTGACAGAGCGCAGTTATCCGAAACCTATTGGCCTACACTTGAGATGACGATGCCTACCGAAAATGCAAACATTATCGGCACAGGCGGAGTGTACTCTACCGCAGAAGAATTGAGTCAATTCGGAGAGGTTTTAATGGGGAACAGACCGGATATTCTGTCCGAATCTGCTGTGAAGGCTATGCAATCTCATGAATATCGGAAGGGCATATGGGTATCTGATGAGCAAAATACGATCAATTATGGCTTGGGGTGGGATTCGGTTGACCTTGCACCTTTCAGCGATTATGGGATTACCGCGCTTGCCAAGGGCGGAGATACCATGTTGTACCATGCCGTGTTAATCACCATACCCGAACATGATATTTCAATGGCGGTCCTATCATCTGGCGGATCTTCCGTCTACAATCAGATGTTTGCTAGCAAAGTGCTGCTGGACGTTCTGGCGGATCAAGGCATCATTGATAATGTTCAACCTGATCAGACATTCTCACCACCTGTCAAAGTGAAAATGCCGACGGAGTTGAATTCGTACTCAGGCCTATATGGTACGGTAGGTGCTACACTGGATATAGCGATCAAGGATGGTGAGATGCAACTGCCTGCCTTGCTGGGAGGAATCATTCCGGAGCAGAACTATGTGTATACAGGCGATGAACATTTTACGAGTATGGATGGCAGTGTGAAAGCCAGCTTTGTAAAAGAACGTAATGACAAGGTGTATGTTAAAGTTCAGGCGACAATAACGTTGCCCGGTTTAGGCCAAACGGTGATGAACACGTATGATTATCAAAAGTTGGAGCATAACGCGCTGGACGCAGCAACGAAAGAGAAATGGACAGCACGTAACGGCTCAAAATATTACGCATTGGATGAAAAAATAACGTCGATCTTCTATCTGCTTCCATCGATGCTGATCAAGAATCTATCCGTTGATACCGAAAATGGCTACGCTAATGGCACGCAAATCATGGATGCGAACAACGCAGAGAATGTTGCCGAGATTCCTGTAATGAACGGAAGAGACGCATTCGATCTGCAATTCTATACAAAGAATGCCGCAGAGATTTTGATTCAGGATGGGCAGGAATACATTGCAGAGGATGCCATTACTCCGATCTTTGGTGGGAAAAAGGCACTCACGACCATTCCGGCTAACGGTCAGGCCCGGTGGTATGAGATCGACGCGCGTTCGGCTAACAAATCCATCACGGTGGTTTCTCCTGAGAGCGGAGGTTATGCGGTGTATGATGAGAAAGGCGAGATGGTTCACTTCTCTGTAGCAACCAATCAGGAGTCGATGAAGCTCCCGAAAAGTGGTTTTATCGTTTTTGGTGGTGATGCCGGGGATGTCTTCCAAATCCAATTAAAGTAAAGCAGAAACTTCATTAATACAAAGTCACGTTTGTAACTTTTCACCGAAAAATATAGTTATCAAGAAGTCGCCTAGTGGCGGCTTTTTTGATATTCTCTTTGAATAATTTAACAATCTGGTAACTATTTGGCCTAATCACACGTTATGTTTATGTAGTTATATATCAGGCTAATTTTCAATAGGAGGAATCACTATCCATGATCAATATACGTAAACGTCAAATGAATAAGCGTTGGAAAAGAAGAGCAGGAAGACCCATCATTGCAGGCATTACTGCCGGAATGCTAATGGTTCAGGGCGTTCTCGGCGTGTTGCCATCTCAGGCACATGCTGAAACATCGGATGTATCCATCCGTAACTGGTATTCGTATCAACGAATCACTGTACCTGAACTGAAACCTTCTTGGACAGCGAAAGTAGATAACTATTTGAATATGAACGAGACATATGCTGGAGTTAATGCGATCGCAGAAGAAGGCAAAGTATTCACGTTTGCTGGATCGAAGCTGATTGCACTCGATGCGACAACAGGTAAACGGTTGTGGACTTACGGCAAAGAACTGACGCCTTATATTACCTATCAAAGCGGCGTTCTCTATGGACTGACCATTGATCACAAGCCATATGCCTTGAATGCAAAGACAGGCAAAGCAAAATGGCAGTCAGGCACATCCACCTGGATTGATACGTATAACCGTACGGAAGCTCTGATTCCAACGTTGGATACCCTCTACGTAATTAAGGGGAGTACAACGTTTGCACTGGATATCCAGTCAGGCAAACTGCGCTGGGAAGCAGATGAACCATTAGGTGAAGGTAATGGTACTGAGTATCTGAGAGAATCTAATGGTGTGGTGCTGAGAACCTTTTTTGTCCAAGGGGCACTTACATCCTTACAGCTTAATGCCTATGACAAGAAAACGGGCAAGAAGCTATGGGGTCATTTTGGTCAGGGGGAAGCTATTCAGATCAAAGACGGACTTGTATACTCAGCGGACTACTATTCTTCAATGTTGGGAAATGATGAGTCTTCACCAGAACGAAAATGGAAAGTCAATGCGTACAATCTGAAGACCGGTGTGTTAAAAGGAAGTCAGGAGTATAAGTGGACCATTGAGGGGGATCCACCGTATGTAAATGGGTATGGAGGGATATTTTCCGATAAAGACAAACTATACATTTTACAAGGGAATACGATAGCGGAGTATCCGTTGAATTTGACCAAGTCGGGAACCGCGCCACTTCGAACTTTTCACCGTCCTTACGGGGAAAATATGGTATGGCTTGGCGTTACACAGGAAAGGTTGATCTTCAAAAACGGAAACACGGGAGAACTTACAGGCATCAAGCTGGCTAATGGTCAAGAGGTCCAGTGGCAAGGTGATGCCCCCGTTTCTCAGATTGATGTTTACGGCAAAAGCATGTATCGAGCGCAACGTAACGGCACTCTGCTTGCCCTCAATATGTTGTCGGGTCAGCCGGTCTTCCGCGTCTCCACCGGTGGAGATATACACAACACAACGTTGAAGACAAACGGGATGATGATTATTCAGACCGAAGGCAAACTAATCGGCGTTAAGCTGCCAGCATCGCTGAAATAAGCGATTTTCGTTTTAGCTGCATCTGCCGCTGAACGAAAATCATTTGAAAAGACCGGATTACGAGCACGGTTGCTCATAATCCGGTCTTTCTTATTTTTGCGCGTAAAACACCGCAAAGTCCAAGTATTTGTACATGCAGTCCGCTACACGAAACCCTGCGTCCTCTAACCACTCCAATTGATCCTCGAGCGTGGCATTGATATCGACCTTTCGTCTTTCGATCGAAGCCGAGATGGCTTCCTCAGACAGACCGCTTCGATGAATCGCTTCTAGCCAGCAATGGCGGTAATAGCTATCCGTATCGGGGGTTCTTCCCTGAACCTGGTCTGCGTTGATGAAGCGTCCACCTGGTTCTAACAGCTGGTGCACAGTTTCAAATACCTTTTTCTTGTCAGCGTGTGTGAGATGGTGAATAGACAGGGAGGAAATAATCATATCGTAGGAACTGGTAAAATCGTAGTTGGAGTAATCCCCGACGACATACTGTACTTGGTTAGCATCAGCAAATCTTCGACGTGCTCCTTCGAGCATTTGATCACTAATATCGATCAGCGTTAATCGCGCGTTGGGATACTTTTGCAGGACCAATCCGGAGAGCAGTCCCGTTCCTGCACCCAGATCAAGAATACGTGGAGAATCAAGCGGGCTTACCATTAGATCCAGGGCCATTCCATAAAAATCATCAAAACAAGGGATAAGCTGCTTACGCTGCACATCATAATCTTGGGCTACCTTATCAAACAGCTGCTTTACTGAGAATTGCATATGCTCATCACTCCTTGACGTTTTCTCCATAGTTTACAAACGGGAAGGGATCAAGGGAAATATCGATTATGGATAAGTTCATAGGTTGGACCTATGGGTTCCGAGTTTCTACCATGGGTAATAACCCATTTGACTTAGAGTACACTCTAAGGTGTAGACTTTGCAAAAGAAGAACTATTCCAAAGGAGATGAACAGATTGACACAGGAGAATAATTTTAAAACTTTACAACATAAAATCGGCTCTGGCTTCAACCATAACAGCACAGCGCAGGATGTATTGAGAGATCTGGATTTATCCGGACAACTTGCCATTGTAACGGGTGGTTATTCCGGCCTTGGGTTGGAGACGACACGCGCGCTTGTGAATGCGGGAGCCCATGTTGTGGTGACTGCGCGTCGTCCAGCGGTCGCGAAAGAAGCACTTGCTGGTCTGGAAGGTGTTGAAATAGATGAATTGGACCTCGCTGATTTATCCAGCGTGCACGCTTTTGCTGATCATTTTTTGGCGAGTAATCGGAGCATCGACATGCTGATTCTTAACGCCGGCATCATGGCTTGTCCGGAGACGCGGGTAGGTCCTGGTTGGGAAGCTCAATTTGCAACTAATCATCTGGGCCACTTTGCCCTGACTAATCTGTTATGGCCAGCACTGGCAAGTCAGGGTGGAGCACGAGTTGTTTCCTTGGCATCAGCTGGACATCATTTCTCACCGATTCGTTGGGATGATATTCAATTTGAACATGGTTATGAGAAATTCCCTGCCTATGGACAGTCCAAAACAGCAACGATTTTATTCAGCGTTGAGTTGGACAGACGCGGTGCTGAGCAAGGGGTACGAGCTTTCTCCGTTCATCCAGGCGGAATTATGACACCACTGCAACGTCATATGCCAAAAGAGGAAATGATTGCGCTAGGTTGGATTGATGAATCTGGAGAAGTGGCTAATCCTGCGTTCAAAACACCTGAGCAGGGGGCAGCGACGCAGGTCTGGGCAGCAACCTCTCCTCAGCTTGAGGGAAAAGGCGGTGTCTACTGCGAGGATTGTGACATCAGTGAACTGGCTCCAGCGGATGGAGGCTTCTACGGAGTCAAAGAGTATGCGATTGATCCCGAGCAAGCTATTCGTTTATGGGAGCTATCGGCTAAGCTGACTCATACGGACATAGGACTCTCCTGAACATGTAATTAACTTGTGCACGAGATAACGATATTGCATGAGAAACGACTTGCGGTGTTGATCCAGCCCAAATGCTGGTTCCGCAAGGCGTTTTTTATTTATTTCTGAAAACATCCATTTAAATCCATGAAAATTTTCATTTATCTTTAAGTTAAAACTAATCGTATCCTCATCTACTTCATGCTTAATAGAGGATAAGCTACGATACATCATACATAAGGAGAAACGCCTATGAAAATCAAGAAAAAACTCGGTACAGTCAGGAACCGTCTGGTAGCCTCATTTTTAATCGTATTGTTGCTTCCCAGTCTGGTTATCGGAGGATTCGCCTATCTGACCGCCAAACAGCAAGTAGATACACAGCTCGCCAACATGGCCGACACGGACATATCGCTCGTTAGCAGCATGGTCAACCAATACATACAAGCTAAACAATCAGATGTGGGTCTCTTAGCCGAATCCATTGCATCGACGAATCCGGAAACCGCATTAAAAGCCTATACCAATAACCATTTGGAGGTCGAATCGGCGATCTTCGTTAACAGCGACGGACAACATGTGTACGCTTTTTCCAGTCAGATCCAGCCAGACAACGATAAACCTCTGGAGAGCGAATACTATACGAAGGCGATTGCCGCTCCAGGACAGGTTGTTCTGACAGAGCCGTTCACTTCGGAACAGTCGGGTAACACGGTAGTGACCATAGCGAAAGCGTCCAGTGACAGCAAGTCAGTCGTCGCCGTAACCCTGGATTTAAGCACTCTGCAAGAGACTGTAGGTCAGATCAAAATTGGAGATAACGGCTTTGTCGTCATTTTTGGCGCGAATGGCTCTATGATCGTAACTCCACCTTGGGGGACTGAAGGTCCACAGGGTGAGGAAGCGGAAACCGCTAGTGCAACACCGGTCAACGCTGCTTCCAATGCAGAACAAGACAGCCCTCAAGGTGAGGGAGGACCTGGGACAACGATGTTTGAGGGCGACTCCGGGCAAATTGAGCAAAGCTCTCCTGAAGGAGAAACACGCCAACTCGTCTATATTACCAATCAGCTTACGGGTTGGAAAATCGCAGGGGATCGCTCGCCGATCGAGATCGTGCAAGCAGCCAAACCCATCTGGAACAATACTTTGATAGTTATCTCCGTGTTTGCCCTGTTAGGTATAGGGATGACCATCTTGATCGTGCGTTCGATCACCAAACCGCTCAAAACATTGAATGATGTATCCGGGGAAGTCAGTCGGGGAGATTTGAGCCGAAGTGCATCCATCCATTCGAATGACGAACTGGGTCAGTTGGGTGATGCCTTCAACCTGATGGTCGGTTCCCTGAATTCCATTGTATCCGAAGTGCAAAATTCGTCTAATCAACTGGTCGCCGCTTCGGAACAGTTATCCGCTAATGCGGGACAAAGTGCTACGGCAACTGGACATATCGCTGAGACGATTGAACAGATGGCAGAAGGCGCCGAAAGACAGGTCACGCTGGTTGAAGAAAGCCTGCGTACCATTCATCATGTGGCGGAGCAAATCGGTCATATCGCCAATAACGCCTCAGCAACAGCTATAGCTACAGAACAGGTTGCGGAGAAATCCAAGGAAGGCGGACAGGCCATCAATGGCGCTGTAACACAAATGGGAACCATCCACCATTCCGTAGGCCGTGTGTCGGATGGCATTAACCATCTGGTTCAGACTTCGTTGGAGATCGGGCAAATCATCAAGGTGATCTCCGATATCTCCCGTCAGACCAATTTACTGGCTTTGAATGCGTCCATTGAGGCTGCACGGGCAGGTGAGCACGGCAAAGGTTTTGCCGTTGTAGCCAGAGAAGTAGGTGCACTCGCGGAGCAGGCAGCTAATTCAGCGAAGCAAGTCACTACACTAATTGGCAGCATCAATGAAGGAATCCAGCATGCGGATCAATCCATGATTGAGGCGATTGGTGAGGTTTCCAAAGGGATGAACGTCATGAATACGGCGGGCCAGCTCTTTGAAGAAATCACCTTGTCCGTGGATACGGTGAACAGCAAAGCCAGCGAAGTGTCCACGATGGCCGATGATATCGTTCAAGAAACCTCTCATGTGGTGGCGAAAATCGAGGACATTTCTCATGTTTCCCGGGAAACGGCGGAAGGAGCACAGACGGTATCTGCGGCAACTGAACAACAGCTTGCTTCAATGCAAGAGATCAGTTCATCTTCATCTTATCTGGCTCGCATGGCATCACGCCTTCAGGAACTCACGGAAAGGTTTAAAATCTAAAGAGAATGCGATTAATTATAATGAAAACAACATAATCTCAAACAAAATCTCCTATTTAGCATATAATAAAGAAGGAGCATCTCATTTTGGCGATGGTGCAATCATTTCTTTATGAATTCAGGGAGAGAAAATCATGAATATTTTTGAACATCAGATACCTTTGGAAAAAGTGAAATTCAATGAACCGTTAAAAAATCACACGTTTATTAAAATTGGTGGTAACGCAGATATTCTCATCCATCCAACAACGATAGACGAAATCACAAAAATCGTAGAGATTGCCAACATACATCAATTGCCTCTGACGGTTATTGGCAAAGGGTCGAACGTCATCATTAAAGATGGCGGCATCCGGGGAGTAACGATTTCTCTTAGCCACTTCGATCAAATTAAAGTGAATGAGGACAGCATGATTGCGCAAAGCGGCGTTGATATCATTGATGTATCCAGACTTGCTTTGGAGCACAGCTTGACCGGTTTGGAGTTTGCTTGTGGCATTCCCGGCAGCACGGGGGGCGCACTGTACATGAATGCCGGTGCTTATGGCGGTCAGATCGCTGATGTAGTTGAACGTGCAACTGTGATCACCAAAGACGGCACAGTGTTGGAGATCCCACGAGAAGAGATGAGGTTTGGTTATCGAAATAGTCTCTTCAAGATGGATCACTATATCATACTGGAGGCCGAATTCGGGCTCAAAAAAGGAAACAAGGATGATATTGCAGGTAAAATGAAGGAATTAACGTTCCTGAGAGAATCCAAGCAGCCGCTGGAGTACCCTTCTTGTGGAAGTGTATTTAAACGACCCGAAGGACATTTTGCCGGAAAACTGATTCAGGATTGCAACTTGCAGGGCACTCGCATTGGAGGCGCTGAAATCTCCATGAAGCATGCTGGTTTTATCGTAAATGTGGAGCACGCTACTGCCCAGGATTATATGGATCTGATCCAATTTATTCAGAAGAAAGTATATGATACGTTCCAGGTTGAATTGGAAACCGAAGTAATTTTTCTGGGAGAATAACTTCGATGAACGACTTGAGAGGTCGCCTTTGGCGGCCTTTTTTTGTTGCCAAAGTAGTACCAACCATTCCGCCAGTGAATGAACCAATCCTACAAACCCGCGTCGCGCAAGCGATTGGCTCATGCTATGGCTGATTGAACGATTGTTGCTGACCCCGCTCTCCCTTAACATGTGAACAGAGGAGCCTGCTCGTCATTCACCATCATTTTGTCAAAGGGGGCCCGCGATCGTATGGCTGAGCTGTCGGAAACATCAACGTTGCAACCCGGGATTATAGTCAACAAACCCGTCAAACCAAGTTATCTGCGTAACATTCGAAAACACTGGATGCTGTATGTCATGATCCTGCCCGGCATTTTGTTCTATATTATTTTCAAGTACATTCCACTGGGCGGAAGCGTGATCGCATTTCAGAACTTTCAGATTATGAAAGGTATATGGAGCAGCCCATGGGTAGGCCTGGATAACTTCAAGTTTATTTTTACGTATCAGG from Paenibacillus sp. FSL R5-0341 harbors:
- a CDS encoding GHKL domain-containing protein — encoded protein: MDTYMIFSIIFVTLLMAFQANFFFDSVLGKSRRKSHRAIYFIVFILLCYFYLVSSFSDIVSTAVALLLFFSLAQSYEVEFKIKLVFTILYAVLITMANTIAVYILGVLESTEFISWEQFNGENHWILSKVMLVGCSIMFIVIQIVRLVAKRRSFTVHYRYYLLFLIVPIITIYQINVASIYSEKNIFYVFSVLGSLFLNVFIVYVFDNMVEKVQLVHENAQLQRQMDYQDANYEKTVHSYKSIKSIIHDINQQFLYIDECIQRNELAAAGDHIKSTLNTIEGAYQRVNSGNLVIDALVTNTLAMGQANGIKIDTKIQLHSQHVQIDRYDLCVVLGNMLDNAIEASKKVRQAEDRYILIAIHSTSSALVIQIMNHVGQPIVDLKSEKPNPEYHGIGLTNISRMCEKYGGHMSIEHQHRKFNNMVVLPFHTDNP
- a CDS encoding serine hydrolase domain-containing protein, which translates into the protein MKKLISLLCTAVLVITPLADVRAEANNSGTIEARAEQIAKAMVQNYGVTSVQYAIMDEGEYILSDSVGQHDKASQKPIDKDSMYGIGSVSKMVVTAAAMKLVDSGKIDLDEPLTSYIKDFKMADARYTQITPRMLMNHSSGLYGTHYGNSMLFDDNDTRNHDELLLKLQSEKLKSKPGEYSVYANDGFQLLEILVERVSGLSYSEYIAKYISEPLKLESTKTPLDSFDRAQLSETYWPTLEMTMPTENANIIGTGGVYSTAEELSQFGEVLMGNRPDILSESAVKAMQSHEYRKGIWVSDEQNTINYGLGWDSVDLAPFSDYGITALAKGGDTMLYHAVLITIPEHDISMAVLSSGGSSVYNQMFASKVLLDVLADQGIIDNVQPDQTFSPPVKVKMPTELNSYSGLYGTVGATLDIAIKDGEMQLPALLGGIIPEQNYVYTGDEHFTSMDGSVKASFVKERNDKVYVKVQATITLPGLGQTVMNTYDYQKLEHNALDAATKEKWTARNGSKYYALDEKITSIFYLLPSMLIKNLSVDTENGYANGTQIMDANNAENVAEIPVMNGRDAFDLQFYTKNAAEILIQDGQEYIAEDAITPIFGGKKALTTIPANGQARWYEIDARSANKSITVVSPESGGYAVYDEKGEMVHFSVATNQESMKLPKSGFIVFGGDAGDVFQIQLK
- a CDS encoding PQQ-binding-like beta-propeller repeat protein; translation: MINIRKRQMNKRWKRRAGRPIIAGITAGMLMVQGVLGVLPSQAHAETSDVSIRNWYSYQRITVPELKPSWTAKVDNYLNMNETYAGVNAIAEEGKVFTFAGSKLIALDATTGKRLWTYGKELTPYITYQSGVLYGLTIDHKPYALNAKTGKAKWQSGTSTWIDTYNRTEALIPTLDTLYVIKGSTTFALDIQSGKLRWEADEPLGEGNGTEYLRESNGVVLRTFFVQGALTSLQLNAYDKKTGKKLWGHFGQGEAIQIKDGLVYSADYYSSMLGNDESSPERKWKVNAYNLKTGVLKGSQEYKWTIEGDPPYVNGYGGIFSDKDKLYILQGNTIAEYPLNLTKSGTAPLRTFHRPYGENMVWLGVTQERLIFKNGNTGELTGIKLANGQEVQWQGDAPVSQIDVYGKSMYRAQRNGTLLALNMLSGQPVFRVSTGGDIHNTTLKTNGMMIIQTEGKLIGVKLPASLK
- a CDS encoding class I SAM-dependent methyltransferase; amino-acid sequence: MQFSVKQLFDKVAQDYDVQRKQLIPCFDDFYGMALDLMVSPLDSPRILDLGAGTGLLSGLVLQKYPNARLTLIDISDQMLEGARRRFADANQVQYVVGDYSNYDFTSSYDMIISSLSIHHLTHADKKKVFETVHQLLEPGGRFINADQVQGRTPDTDSYYRHCWLEAIHRSGLSEEAISASIERRKVDINATLEDQLEWLEDAGFRVADCMYKYLDFAVFYAQK
- a CDS encoding SDR family NAD(P)-dependent oxidoreductase — encoded protein: MNRLTQENNFKTLQHKIGSGFNHNSTAQDVLRDLDLSGQLAIVTGGYSGLGLETTRALVNAGAHVVVTARRPAVAKEALAGLEGVEIDELDLADLSSVHAFADHFLASNRSIDMLILNAGIMACPETRVGPGWEAQFATNHLGHFALTNLLWPALASQGGARVVSLASAGHHFSPIRWDDIQFEHGYEKFPAYGQSKTATILFSVELDRRGAEQGVRAFSVHPGGIMTPLQRHMPKEEMIALGWIDESGEVANPAFKTPEQGAATQVWAATSPQLEGKGGVYCEDCDISELAPADGGFYGVKEYAIDPEQAIRLWELSAKLTHTDIGLS
- a CDS encoding methyl-accepting chemotaxis protein, yielding MKIKKKLGTVRNRLVASFLIVLLLPSLVIGGFAYLTAKQQVDTQLANMADTDISLVSSMVNQYIQAKQSDVGLLAESIASTNPETALKAYTNNHLEVESAIFVNSDGQHVYAFSSQIQPDNDKPLESEYYTKAIAAPGQVVLTEPFTSEQSGNTVVTIAKASSDSKSVVAVTLDLSTLQETVGQIKIGDNGFVVIFGANGSMIVTPPWGTEGPQGEEAETASATPVNAASNAEQDSPQGEGGPGTTMFEGDSGQIEQSSPEGETRQLVYITNQLTGWKIAGDRSPIEIVQAAKPIWNNTLIVISVFALLGIGMTILIVRSITKPLKTLNDVSGEVSRGDLSRSASIHSNDELGQLGDAFNLMVGSLNSIVSEVQNSSNQLVAASEQLSANAGQSATATGHIAETIEQMAEGAERQVTLVEESLRTIHHVAEQIGHIANNASATAIATEQVAEKSKEGGQAINGAVTQMGTIHHSVGRVSDGINHLVQTSLEIGQIIKVISDISRQTNLLALNASIEAARAGEHGKGFAVVAREVGALAEQAANSAKQVTTLIGSINEGIQHADQSMIEAIGEVSKGMNVMNTAGQLFEEITLSVDTVNSKASEVSTMADDIVQETSHVVAKIEDISHVSRETAEGAQTVSAATEQQLASMQEISSSSSYLARMASRLQELTERFKI
- the murB gene encoding UDP-N-acetylmuramate dehydrogenase, whose product is MNIFEHQIPLEKVKFNEPLKNHTFIKIGGNADILIHPTTIDEITKIVEIANIHQLPLTVIGKGSNVIIKDGGIRGVTISLSHFDQIKVNEDSMIAQSGVDIIDVSRLALEHSLTGLEFACGIPGSTGGALYMNAGAYGGQIADVVERATVITKDGTVLEIPREEMRFGYRNSLFKMDHYIILEAEFGLKKGNKDDIAGKMKELTFLRESKQPLEYPSCGSVFKRPEGHFAGKLIQDCNLQGTRIGGAEISMKHAGFIVNVEHATAQDYMDLIQFIQKKVYDTFQVELETEVIFLGE